The Brachypodium distachyon strain Bd21 chromosome 4, Brachypodium_distachyon_v3.0, whole genome shotgun sequence nucleotide sequence AAAGCATGATGTATTTCCTTCACGAGtcgcctccttccttcctggCGGCATACTTCCATGGATGCACCCTGATCCGATCTTGGTGGCCGCctgagccgccaccgccttccGTTTCATTGCTCTTCCTTCCAAAACGATGGCTATTACTTTCTCCTGTAgcacctccacctccggcAAGTCATCCGGAGGTCTTTTCCAGCGCTGCGCGAGCCAGCCCTCGAACTCTGTCTCCCCGAGACCGATCCGGGTGAAGATGTACCGACGAAAAGACAGCCGGTTGAGACCTAGGAGAACCGACGCTGCATCCTGATGGCACGGCCTCACCCCGAGGGGTAGGTCATCGGCAGACATGGCTTCCCTCTGGAGCGCCGCCGGCATCGCCAGCGAAACCCTAGACGAAGCAAAACCCATCAAATCGCTTCGGAAGTAGGAAAATTTACAGCTCCTGCTGAGATATGAGATTGTATCTTGTATTTTCCTCAATGGTGTCATTTTTCGTGAAATTGTTCAATTAAAATTTACCAATTTTGCACTGTATCTTTTATTGTATTTGGGCATGTGATAAGGCCACAGACACACTACCAACACATGACGCGAGATTAGGATGTTGCCCCCGTCTATGGCCATGCGGTGCCCCAAGCATTGCACATTATATGGTGGATGGCTAGGCCGTTCAACGTAAAATAAAACAACCTAGAGTGTGACTATTAGAATTAGGCTAGCTAAAATATTGACTAAGAATTTGATTGCTCATAAATGAACCAAATTTGGCACTAGAGTTGGTAAAGTGGTATCGGTATTGTCAAAAGATTAGCAGTAATCCAACAAAGACCAATTTTTCAGTCATGATAAAGAAACTAGTATAATGACACCACGTGTACACAGAAGCTTTTTACATCTTGAGGTGGAGTGATCCTTTATCTTCCATGGCCAACCTTCTTTTACCATGGAACATTAACGTTAATAGAGATGCCAAAAAAATCACCCATGGGTTTAACTTTGGTCATGTAAAGATGGTTGGAAAGTAAGACATGctttttatatatgtgtaaatgGAATGCTGAAAATACAACACGGAATATAGATTCCCTTTATTATCACATCAAGGCGAAATTGTATCAAAACCGTGTCAGCATAAATGTTACGATAGAGTGTGAATCTATATTTGAAAACACACGTAACTGTGAATCTATATTTGAGTCCTTTCCTTATATTCAGTTCCAATTGCAAGAAATAGGTGCTACGATCAGGtcagaaaataaaaggttACAAAAATTTCAGGCTTATAAAATCCAATCCAATGCATATCAATTTATCTGCCTAAAGGTTGCTTGATTTGTAGGTTTGAAAATCTCGAGGCCTTCACAATGGCTACCTTGCAGTCAATTTCAAATGAAAATCACCGATAGGTATAATCTCTTCGAATATACCGGAACATTGAAAAAAACACTATGGGTTATAGTTCTTTTTCTACCGTTTAATTAAGCATACTTTGACACACCATCTATGTATCTGCTATCGTAATCCTGCAGTAAaatatactctctctgtttcataaaggttggcgtattttgctTAGTTAGAACAaatctttgaccaagaattgcTCGTCAaactttgtgaaatggagaaTGTATATTTCAAGAGTGACAATGTGAATCTCACAAGATGAAAAGAGTGACAATGCAAATGCTACATTTTGCTCACATGTCTTGTTTCTTCGGCTCTTCCACTCTAGCCGATATGTACTTCCACCACCATAGCCGGGTCAAACAAACACGCTCCTCGCACGTGCCGCACCACGACGGCGGTCAAGTCTAACCGACAAGTTCCGCGAAATTACACATTTCTCAGGGACCTAAGCGAAAGAACCTATTTTCCAATAAAAACCCCTCGAACTAAGATCCATCCACCCGaagcttctcttcttcctcttccccagAGCACGCAGCGCGCGGGTCGTCGCCTCCACCCCCCCGCTGATCCACCAACCCTCCCGTCTCAGATCCCCGCCGCTGTCCGCGCGAGATGCGGGCGCCGGCGATGCTCCGAtgggccgcggccgccgtggcgctCGCGGttctgctcgccgccgcgccggccgccgggttCTACCTCCCCGGCGTCGCCCCGACTGACTTTATGAAGGTACGGTACTTCGATCCCTTGACGTCCCCTTCTGTGGCATAAGGAATAGGTGCGCTCGTGCTCGGGTTGGATCTGGTCAACTGGACGGCGGTTCCTAGGTTGGGATCGATCCGCAGATCCTACGACGATTCGTTCGCCTCATGGTTCAATTACTCTAGGTGCGATCCTATCTACGGGAGTAGGACATGCGTGAGCTCACCTTTCACATGGTTGATGGTTGCACCTGAATTCACTCGTTTTTTCCTCGTCCTGTCCTCTGTTAGGTTCTGATCTGTAACTTATTTTACAGTGTTAGATTTTCCTGCCTGCTTGTAGCAGTCAAACCATGCTAACTGGTGTCTCTACTATATAACCTAAGCGTTAACCCGTATCTGAATTTCACATATTAATAGTGATCAGCTATAGGTGTTACCTAAGCTTGAATTGGGTTAGATGATAAGGTTTCCGTCCGTGAGTTATTAGTGCATCATGTCCTGTTTTACAATTACATTATGTATCAGTGTCTCTTTTTGAGGATAACTCATGCTACGTGGATTGCAGTTAGTAACTTAGTATGGTACGTGTGCGTGATGCATGGTGATGATAGAGTTTGGACACTCAAACATCATAAACCATGTTACAAGTTGTCAAAATACATAGAGGATTGGAGGTTTAGTTATTTGGTTATTCCAGCTTATGTGATTTTGTGTATGAGACTAGATGTAGAATGGCGAATGGAATATGGAATGAAGGAAACATACTTTCTAAACCAGAGTGATGAGTATAGTGGTCTTCACATTTTCAAGTGACAGTGTACTGGTTGTAATGGCAGGAACAGATACATACCAGCCACCTTTGTTTTGTTATTGTGGCTCTTAAAATTTTGCTACGAACTTCAAACTTCACTCAAGAATTTGGGGCGTTTATTCCTCATAATTTCTGCTTACAGCTGGTTCCATAACCCGGTTTTTTCACCGATATTATGTCTCACCGGCTAAATctgatgctcctattaaatgTCATTTGTGATACAGTAATAATTTATGGCATCATATGTTTTATTTGCTGCTATAAATGTCTTGAATTTCTTTCCTATTTGCCTACAGGGAGATGAGCTTTTGGTGAAGGTGAATAAGCTGACGTCAATAAAGACTCAGCTCCCCTACACGTATTACTCCCTTCCTTTCTGTAAGCCGAATACCATAGTTGACAGCGCTGAAAATCTTGGTGAGGTTCTTCGTGGTGATCGCATTGAGAACTCCCCTTATGTGGTAAGTATTGGATAAAGATTAATCAAGGTTTATGTCCGTGCTTAATGTGCCTAGTTTTAATATCCTATCCTTCTTGTCTGAACTATAGTTTCAAATGAGAGAGCCCAAGATGTGCCAAATTGCCTGCAAATTAGCTGTTACTGAGAAAGAAGCAAAGGAGCTCAAGGAAAAGATTGAGGATGAATATCGTGTGAACATGTAAGGactatatatttattttctcaCTTCGATTCACATAGTAATTTTCGAAGGTGACATGGTTTTCTTTACAGGGTTCTTGACAATCTGCCACTAGTTGTTCCTGTTACAAGACAAGATAAGAACACGATTGCTTATCAAGGTGGATATCATGTTGGTGTCAAGGGCCAGTATACTGGAGTAAGTTTGTATGATAGATTCGTGCTTACCCGTGTCTTTGTACATGTGTTCCGGACTGACAAATCTGCATATATGAACATCTTTTCAGAGCAAGGATGAGAAGCACTTCATCCATAACCACTTGTCATTTTTAGTTAAGTATCACAGGGATGATGATTCAGAACTTTCTAGGATAGTGGGATTTGAGGTCAAATCATACAGGTTTTCTTTCAACTTCACTTGTTCACATTTTTGTGATGTACTTGATGAAATGGACCTAATATCTGTGTTCTTTGATATATTTTGGCACCAGCATCAAGCATCAGTTCGATGGGAAATGGAATGATGCGAATACTCGTTTGAGCACATGTGATCCCCATGATAACAAGTTTGTAACAACTAATGAATCTCCTCAGGAGGTCGAAGTTGGCAAAGATATCATATTCACCTACGATGTTCACTTTGAGGTATTAGTTTAGTTTTCTGTTTTCCTCTACAGCATGATCATATCATAAACTTGAACGTTAGATCTGTTTTGTTATGTTTTTCATGGAATGTTTGTTACTTCTGCAGGAGAGTGAAATCAAGTGGGCATCCCGATGGGACACATATCTGTTGATGTCTGATGATCAGATTCACTGGTTTTCTATTGTTAACTCTCTCATGATCGTGCTTTTCCTATCTGGTATGGTGGCGATGATAATGATGCGCACCCTGTATAGAGATATATCTAGGTACAACCAGCTTGAAACTCAAGAAGAGGCACAGGAGGAAACTGGCTGGAAGCTTGTTCATGGAGATGTTTTCCGTCCTCCAACCAACTCTGATTTACTCTGTGTTTATGTTGGCACCGGAGTCCAATTCTTTGGCATGCTGCTCGTTACGATGATCTTTGCTGTTCTGGGATTCCTTTCTCCGTCGAACCGGGGAGGATTGATGACTGCAATGCTTCTTGTCTGGGTCCTGATGGGGTTGCTTGCTGGTTATTCTTCTTCCCGTCTCTACAAGATGTTCAAGGGTTCAGAGTGGAAGCAGATAACCCTGCGCACAGCTTTCCTGTTTCCGGGGATTGcttttgttattttcttcATCTTGAATGCTCTTATATGGGGGGAGAAATCATCTGGTGCCGTTCCTTTCACCACTATGTTTGCCCTGGTCCTCCTTTGGTTTGGCATCTCAGTGCCCCTTGTGTTTGTTGGGAGTTATCTTGGGTTCAAGAAACCTGCCATGGAGCCTCCAGTGAAAACCAACAAGATTCCACGACAGATCCCTGAGCAAGCTTGGTACATGAATCCTCTCTTCACCATTCTAATTGGTGGCATTCTGCCATTTGGTGCTGTTTTCATTGAGCTATTCTTCATCCTCACCTCGATCTGGCTGCACCAATTCTACTACATCTTCGGCTTCCTCTTCCTGGTGTTTGTTATCCTCATCATAACCTGTGCAGAAATCACGATTGTGCTCTGCTACTTCCAGCTGTGCAGCGAGGACTACATGTGGTGGTGGAGGTCTTACCTCACCTCTGGATCCTCCGCGCTTTATCTCTTCTTGTATGCTGCATTCTACTTCTTCACGAAGCTGCAGATCTCTAAGCTGGTGTCTGGCATCTTGTACTTTGGGTACATGCTACTTGCCTCGTTCTCGTTCTTTGTGCTCACCGGAACAATTGGTTTCTGCGCGTGCTTCTGGTTCACTAGGATGATTTACTCTTCTGTCAAGATTGATTAGTTGCCAGAGCACAGACAGAGCATAGCATATGTTTTCAGCTTTTGGGTCAAGAGAACTGTACCATTAAAGTGATGTGGGGTAATACCCCCCGAAATTTTTCTCTCCAGTTTTCGCAGGAAAGCTACATTTTGGGATTAGTTAATGAATGATTTATGTTTGGTGAAGTGATACATCTTAGTGATTTGGGGTTACAAGGTTAGAAGAATACACTGTTGTGATGGAGCTCCATATTTTGCAAATTTGATGTACCAGTGTATAAATTTAATTGATTATGACCGGTATTCCTGCACTGGATCATCCACTCGTGAGGTCCAAGAACCATAGGGAATAACACGATGGCAGGAATTTAATCACTGTTCTAGAATGTGAAAGTATTTTCTCTTTTATTCTTAGCTTACCTTTCCAGCAATGTCGTGTCATTATTATGCCCTATATCTCCCGAAGTTTGCTTGGGGCATCAGTACGAAAAGGCTCCAGCATTCGTGGCCTGAATCCCTCATTGGGTGTGTCGGCATGAATGCCGAGGGCCCAGGGGTACATGAAATCATGTTGTCAGGCGATAGCAACTTACTCAAGTTGCCGCCATCTGTTGCATTCCTCCCTTCGCCTGGTTTATGGTGTCCATGTTCCCTCGTCAGTCGTTCATGTGGGAGTGAACTGCGGCGCCAAAATATTTACCCGCCAGCGGCGCGTAAAGCGTTCAAATTTCCTCGAAATCTGCAGGAACCCACTCCTTGCCCCCTGTCCCCTGCCAGAGGCGGGCCAGTGTCTGGCACCACCAAACCAatatactacttcctccgttgaGACACGTGGGTATCTCTGGATCATTAATTTAACtaactaaataaataaaaattaaataattaaaaaaaatatcatcttTCGATAAGGAATCTAATGGTGTactttttattaaaaaacatacatatttaattaatcaaactgagaatatgggacggagggagtatatcattGTAAACATTGCTGTGCCTGTGCATCTCCCCTCTTGGTCCATTCTCTCCGCGCCCCTCTCCTACCCAGACCAAGAGTCTCGCAGAGCCATTCGAGCGACGCAATGGCGTGCacgctgctgctcgccgccgccgtggtcgcCGGCTGCGCGGTGGGCCTCTCCGGCGCGACGGACCACATCGTGGGCGCCAACCACGGGTGGAACCCCAACATCAACTATTCCCTCTGGTCTGGCAACCAGACCTTCTACGTCAACGACCTCATCTGTAAGCTTTCTAAACGCCCGCTCTGCCGCAACCAATACGCCCCAACCGATTGGTATCAGCAGCGAACAGGGAACCAGATCTTTTCGGCTTCCCCAGCAGCTTCTAGGTCCAGGGCAACTGAAGCCAACTTTGCGGCGTCTCAACATCCATTGTTTATTTAGTGTGCTTTATTGTCCGTGCAGCGTTCAGGTACCAGAAGGGGACGCACAACGTGTTCGAGGTGAACGAGACGGGGTACGACAACTGCACCATGGACGGGGTCGCCGGCAACTGGACATCcggcaaggacttcatcccgCTCCCCGACGCGCGCCGCTACTTCTTCATCTGCGGCAATGGCCTCTGCCAGGCCGGCATGAAGGTCGCCATCACCGTCCACCCGCTCCCGCACACCGCCGACCTGCACGACAACTCGGGCTCAGATCAGGTGCcacccgctgctgctgctgctgccagcGGCGGGCTCACTGTCGCTGTGTGGCAAACGGTCATGGCCCTGGCGGCTACCATTGTTGCTGTCGCTTAACGCTTAGTTCCAGCAGACTGAGGCATTGTGCGTCTTCAGTGTTCGTCTTTCTCTCAAACGGGACTCCTTAGCTTTCATGGGAAACTTGAATTTGAAGTACTAGAATGTTGCACTGACCACGCAATTATTGAGGTAACAGTTTAGCATTATTGAGATACCAGCTAGTCTGCTACACTATTCACTATTCAGCAATATGATCCAAACCGGAGGGAAAATGACACGAAATGTCAGAAAACAAAACGAGCACCGGAAAATTCATGCACTCCACACAACCCATATCCACGGACAAAGATGCTATGCATTGCAGGCTGCAACGCGAGAAGGCTAGAAGAACAAACCCTATAGAGATTGTCGAATATAATCCCTCTGTTATATACACCACTTTACTACCCAATTTTCTATCAGCGGCCAGAACTTTCTGACCATGGCTCGGCTGCCCTGCGGCGGTGCACTACTGCGATGGACTCTTGGGGTCATCAGGCTCACTGTTCATAAATGGGAGAGGGGGCTCAGATTCTGAAAGAGTAACTCACATTTTACAACTCAGGAACTCATAATCTAGAATGTGGTGCAGTTGTGTCAAAGGAAACCTTACTTGGGCCGTATCTCTTCAGTGGTGGCCGCAGATTGGTCGGCGCTAGAAGTAGCAGCTGACTTCCTAGGCTTGTTGAGCTGAACCAAGATGACCGTCATGTTGTCACATCCTTCCCCGCCAGATTCAGGTGCCAAGCACCGGTCGAGCAGCTTCTCACACACAGCAGATAGACTATCCTCCTACAGAGTTTTTCCATGGTAGATTGAGTGCCATAGCATcaaatcaacaaaacaaagtTGAGAGCGGTAGTTCATGTCAAGTTAAGAGGAAGGAAGTTACTTACAGTGTTCAATTTTTCATGAACAAAATCCACTACTTCTTGACTTGACATGCAGTCCCTGTCATAAAAAAGTTTGGGACTTAGCAAAATCATCAATTACAGTGATAACAGAAAAGCTAGTGGCAACAGAAACTGCAAACATGAATGCATGTAATGTGAAGCTCATCAATCAAGTCACACATCATCATATGAGTAGACAAAAAGTAGAATGCAGCGAGAAAGTTAGTATCAAACTACATTATCGACAATCTGTGTTTCGTTTTTTGTGCAATTCATCAATTTAGCAAGGATTCAtgcctacaaaaaaaaaagtcgttCCAGGGCCTGGAGATCAGGAACTCAGATTGTTCCCAACTGCCCAGCTTGGAACAACAATCCAAGCAGGCCCTAATGTGATGACTATGCCTTGGAAAGAGTTTCCCCCCACTACCAG carries:
- the LOC100837937 gene encoding transmembrane 9 superfamily member 8 — its product is MRAPAMLRWAAAAVALAVLLAAAPAAGFYLPGVAPTDFMKGDELLVKVNKLTSIKTQLPYTYYSLPFCKPNTIVDSAENLGEVLRGDRIENSPYVFQMREPKMCQIACKLAVTEKEAKELKEKIEDEYRVNMVLDNLPLVVPVTRQDKNTIAYQGGYHVGVKGQYTGSKDEKHFIHNHLSFLVKYHRDDDSELSRIVGFEVKSYSIKHQFDGKWNDANTRLSTCDPHDNKFVTTNESPQEVEVGKDIIFTYDVHFEESEIKWASRWDTYLLMSDDQIHWFSIVNSLMIVLFLSGMVAMIMMRTLYRDISRYNQLETQEEAQEETGWKLVHGDVFRPPTNSDLLCVYVGTGVQFFGMLLVTMIFAVLGFLSPSNRGGLMTAMLLVWVLMGLLAGYSSSRLYKMFKGSEWKQITLRTAFLFPGIAFVIFFILNALIWGEKSSGAVPFTTMFALVLLWFGISVPLVFVGSYLGFKKPAMEPPVKTNKIPRQIPEQAWYMNPLFTILIGGILPFGAVFIELFFILTSIWLHQFYYIFGFLFLVFVILIITCAEITIVLCYFQLCSEDYMWWWRSYLTSGSSALYLFLYAAFYFFTKLQISKLVSGILYFGYMLLASFSFFVLTGTIGFCACFWFTRMIYSSVKID
- the LOC100836587 gene encoding mavicyanin, producing MACTLLLAAAVVAGCAVGLSGATDHIVGANHGWNPNINYSLWSGNQTFYVNDLISFRYQKGTHNVFEVNETGYDNCTMDGVAGNWTSGKDFIPLPDARRYFFICGNGLCQAGMKVAITVHPLPHTADLHDNSGSDQVPPAAAAAASGGLTVAVWQTVMALAATIVAVA